The following are from one region of the Segatella oris genome:
- a CDS encoding dihydroorotate dehydrogenase electron transfer subunit has translation MKKFIHDLTVKSVEALSSKHVLLKLTSDSPLPTITPGQFVEVRVDYSPSTYLRRPISINLVDYQQNELWLLIAMIGDGTRQLGKLHVGDTLNCLYPLGNGFTLPTDPSENMLLVGGGVGVAPLLHLGHEIKERGGEPSFLLGARTKDDLLELDLFQQLGHVYVTTEDDSLGEKGFVTDHSVLKKEKFSRIATCGPKPMMISVARYAHARGIECEVSLENKMACGLGACLCCVEKTTEGNLCVCKEGPVLNIKKLLWQI, from the coding sequence ATGAAGAAATTCATTCATGATCTGACGGTTAAGTCAGTAGAGGCACTTAGTTCTAAGCACGTGCTTTTGAAGCTTACGTCTGATAGTCCTCTACCGACAATAACGCCAGGACAATTTGTCGAAGTCCGAGTTGATTATTCTCCGTCAACCTATCTTCGGCGTCCAATTTCAATAAACTTAGTAGATTATCAGCAAAATGAACTGTGGCTTCTCATTGCCATGATTGGTGATGGAACGCGACAGTTAGGAAAACTCCATGTCGGAGATACGCTGAATTGTCTTTATCCTTTGGGAAACGGTTTCACACTCCCTACGGATCCGAGTGAAAACATGCTGTTGGTTGGTGGCGGTGTGGGGGTAGCTCCACTGCTTCATTTAGGACATGAAATTAAAGAAAGAGGTGGAGAACCCTCTTTCCTGTTGGGTGCCCGCACTAAAGATGACCTGTTAGAGCTTGACCTGTTTCAGCAACTTGGGCATGTCTATGTGACGACAGAAGATGACAGTTTGGGCGAGAAAGGTTTTGTAACAGACCATTCAGTTCTCAAAAAAGAAAAGTTTTCGCGTATAGCTACCTGTGGGCCTAAGCCAATGATGATCAGTGTAGCGCGTTATGCACATGCAAGAGGCATCGAATGTGAGGTGTCTTTAGAAAATAAAATGGCGTGCGGATTGGGTGCTTGTCTATGTTGTGTTGAGAAGACAACAGAGGGTAATTTATGCGTCTGTAAAGAGGGACCGGTGTTAAATATTAAGAAGTTATTATGGCAGATCTAA
- a CDS encoding dihydroorotate dehydrogenase, translated as MADLNVKINNLNFKNPVMTASGTFGYGLEFADLVPLDELGGIIVKGTTLLPREGNDYPRMAETASGMLNCVGLQNKGVDYFCSKIYPQIKDIDTNMIVNVSGNSAESYAACAQRIDELNRIPAIELNISCPNVKEGGMAFGVTCEGAASIVKAVRAVYHKTLIVKLSPNVTDIAAIARACEAEGADAVSLINTLMGMAVDIEKRQPLLSIRTGGLSGPAVKPVALRMVYDVAHAVKIPVVGLGGISSAEDAIEFLMCGATAIEIGTANFVDPAITKKVKDGMNTWLDSHGCTSVRDIIGVI; from the coding sequence ATGGCAGATCTAAATGTAAAAATAAATAACTTAAATTTCAAGAACCCTGTAATGACTGCTTCAGGGACCTTTGGGTACGGTCTTGAGTTTGCAGATCTTGTACCACTTGATGAACTTGGAGGTATCATCGTAAAGGGTACGACATTACTTCCGCGCGAAGGGAATGATTATCCTCGTATGGCCGAAACAGCCAGTGGGATGCTCAATTGTGTTGGATTGCAGAATAAAGGTGTCGATTATTTTTGTTCAAAGATCTATCCACAGATTAAGGATATTGACACGAACATGATTGTCAATGTGAGTGGAAACAGTGCTGAGTCGTATGCTGCATGTGCTCAACGGATAGATGAACTCAATCGTATTCCTGCCATTGAACTGAATATCAGCTGTCCGAATGTGAAAGAAGGAGGCATGGCTTTCGGTGTGACCTGTGAGGGGGCAGCAAGCATTGTCAAGGCTGTCAGAGCCGTATATCACAAGACATTGATTGTGAAGCTCTCTCCGAATGTGACGGATATTGCTGCAATTGCCCGCGCTTGTGAGGCAGAAGGAGCTGATGCCGTCTCGTTAATCAATACCTTAATGGGTATGGCTGTGGATATTGAAAAGCGACAACCGCTGTTGAGCATTCGTACGGGAGGATTGAGTGGTCCTGCCGTGAAGCCTGTAGCTTTGCGTATGGTTTATGACGTGGCCCATGCAGTAAAGATACCCGTGGTAGGCTTAGGAGGCATCAGCAGTGCAGAGGATGCGATTGAATTTCTGATGTGTGGTGCCACAGCTATAGAGATAGGAACAGCTAATTTTGTAGATCCTGCGATTACGAAAAAGGTGAAAGACGGAATGAATACCTGGCTGGATTCCCATGGCTGCACCAGTGTCAGGGATATTATTGGTGTCATTTGA
- a CDS encoding type I restriction enzyme HsdR N-terminal domain-containing protein has protein sequence MIPLNLPDYEIKLSGTPTKPTIFDILRRKYVALTPEEWVRQHFVHFLINHKGYPATLLANEVKLKIGDKHLRADTVLYSRELKPRIIIEYKAPHIAITQKVFDQITVYNMLLHVDYLIVSNGLQHYCCKMDYNYQKYLYLEDIPNYQEIQQI, from the coding sequence ATGATTCCATTAAACCTACCCGATTACGAAATAAAGTTATCCGGCACTCCCACAAAGCCAACGATTTTCGATATTTTACGCCGTAAGTATGTGGCTCTCACTCCAGAAGAATGGGTGCGTCAACACTTTGTACATTTTTTGATTAATCACAAAGGTTACCCCGCAACTCTTTTGGCAAACGAGGTGAAACTTAAGATTGGCGACAAGCATCTTCGTGCAGACACCGTACTCTATTCACGTGAACTGAAACCGCGTATCATCATTGAATACAAGGCACCCCATATTGCCATTACACAGAAAGTGTTTGACCAAATCACGGTCTACAATATGCTACTCCACGTAGACTATCTCATTGTGTCTAACGGTCTCCAACACTATTGCTGCAAAATGGATTATAACTATCAAAAATATTTATATTTAGAGGACATCCCAAACTATCAAGAAATTCAACAAATTTGA
- a CDS encoding TonB-dependent receptor, translating into MVLVLCPCVQFLRASTTEESVSLTITDREGQALPFASVIVESAGLTYTADAQGQLRLKSTLFTGKGTRLTVSYLGKATRSLTITQEAVAKNKKINIALDDNNLYLKGVQVNATRTPRHSNSSMLIQRNTIDNIQAYSMADIVQSLPGKAILNTDMHNASFLTLRSALQGDLQNPLDAYSRNKLNDYVRNAAFGIAYVVDGTPISNNTNMQLDSYGKWGGVKMFNRRFNTDNNENVGSGNDLRLIPASSIESVEVISGVAPVKYGDLSSGAVIINRRAGLTPFYGSVKVQYDIFNASLGKGFSLGERWGLLNLNVDYMHSTRDRRDRLKTNANIAFNATWTHTLSRALGWKNTISADFSKNIDGLKSDPDATLNRTRTDRQNLRLAFRGALSPQENAFIDGIDYNFSLSLSHQYDMHEEFIANNRLNLITDAYTNGLHETDVAPPYYNALLEIDGKPLALSGNIEARRTLKWGQSTHTLSLGFFARHESNHGRGKIFNAETPFYDGGQGGRGDRSYKYRNRIQLNQSGLYVQDKFMLSTAHGTLSTTAGVRLEFQNRRFAASPRINTMWAFDNGLSFNAAYGISYKIPATAYLYPENVYFDRLVYSNYSNNAKERLFLYKTKVVDPTNPNLRSPYTHSFELGTTYAKSNFNTSLTGYLKIDQRGISSEAVLDTMWVQRYETVSQQPNQCPIYAPKGAPELIIDYYYTPRNQLYSRNAGLEWIGGLRNIKPIGLDVNFSMVYNYSFYYQKGERMGTSIDLDKEAVAGIYKPTKNSSNELISTLSLTKQIPTLGLIFNLRLQNFWFRHFNRHGFDIYPIGYIDQNFHRVYLDEEQRKDIRWTYIRLKDSEPVNISQPIIIPNCHLRVSKEIGKKLRLSCYINNVFNYRPWIERQGDRIYFNQPPTVSMDVSYKF; encoded by the coding sequence ATGGTCTTAGTATTGTGCCCTTGTGTTCAATTCTTGCGGGCCAGCACCACTGAAGAAAGCGTTTCATTGACGATTACAGACCGCGAAGGGCAGGCTTTGCCTTTTGCTTCAGTTATCGTGGAGAGTGCCGGTCTCACCTATACTGCCGATGCGCAAGGGCAACTTCGTCTCAAGTCGACCCTCTTCACAGGCAAGGGGACACGACTGACTGTGTCGTATTTGGGAAAAGCCACGCGCAGTTTGACCATTACGCAAGAGGCTGTTGCGAAGAATAAGAAGATAAACATAGCATTAGACGACAACAACCTCTATCTGAAAGGCGTTCAAGTGAATGCTACGCGCACGCCAAGACACAGCAACTCTTCAATGCTGATACAGCGAAACACGATTGACAACATCCAAGCTTACAGCATGGCCGACATCGTTCAGTCACTTCCGGGAAAGGCTATTCTCAATACCGACATGCACAATGCCAGCTTTCTGACTCTGCGCTCGGCATTGCAGGGAGACCTGCAGAACCCGCTCGATGCTTATTCGCGTAACAAGCTTAACGACTATGTGCGTAATGCTGCTTTCGGTATTGCCTATGTGGTGGACGGCACTCCTATCTCCAACAACACCAACATGCAGCTTGACAGTTATGGTAAGTGGGGTGGGGTGAAGATGTTTAATCGCCGTTTCAATACCGATAATAATGAGAATGTGGGCAGTGGAAATGACCTGCGTTTAATTCCCGCATCATCTATAGAGAGTGTTGAAGTCATATCGGGTGTGGCTCCGGTAAAATATGGCGACCTGAGCAGTGGGGCTGTCATCATCAATCGTCGTGCCGGACTTACTCCTTTCTATGGCAGTGTAAAGGTGCAGTATGACATTTTCAATGCATCGTTGGGAAAGGGTTTCTCTCTCGGTGAACGTTGGGGATTGCTTAATCTCAACGTAGACTATATGCACAGTACACGCGACCGACGCGACCGATTGAAGACCAATGCCAACATTGCTTTCAATGCCACGTGGACGCATACACTTAGTAGGGCCTTGGGTTGGAAGAACACAATCTCTGCTGATTTCTCCAAGAATATCGACGGACTGAAAAGTGATCCCGATGCAACACTCAATAGAACACGAACCGACAGGCAGAACCTTCGCTTGGCTTTCCGCGGTGCACTTTCACCCCAGGAAAATGCTTTCATCGATGGTATAGACTATAATTTCTCGCTCTCTCTGTCGCATCAATACGACATGCACGAAGAGTTTATCGCTAACAACAGGCTTAATCTCATCACCGATGCCTATACTAACGGGCTGCACGAAACTGATGTTGCACCACCTTATTATAATGCGCTTTTGGAGATTGATGGCAAACCTTTGGCGCTCTCGGGTAATATCGAAGCGCGTAGGACGCTGAAATGGGGACAATCCACACATACGCTTAGTCTGGGTTTCTTCGCTCGTCATGAGTCCAATCATGGTCGGGGAAAGATTTTCAATGCTGAAACACCGTTCTATGATGGTGGGCAAGGTGGCCGCGGTGACCGTTCTTATAAGTATCGCAACCGCATCCAACTAAATCAATCAGGACTCTATGTGCAGGATAAATTCATGTTGTCTACAGCCCATGGAACGCTTAGTACAACGGCAGGTGTGCGACTTGAATTCCAGAACCGACGCTTTGCAGCCAGTCCGCGCATCAATACGATGTGGGCCTTTGACAATGGGTTGAGCTTCAATGCAGCCTATGGTATCAGTTATAAGATACCCGCCACAGCTTATCTCTATCCCGAAAACGTGTATTTCGACCGTCTTGTGTACAGCAATTACAGCAATAATGCCAAAGAACGACTGTTTTTATACAAGACAAAGGTCGTTGATCCCACCAATCCCAACCTGCGTTCTCCTTATACTCACAGCTTCGAATTGGGTACAACATACGCCAAGTCCAACTTCAATACATCGCTGACAGGCTATCTGAAGATTGATCAGAGAGGCATAAGTTCAGAGGCTGTGCTCGATACTATGTGGGTTCAGCGCTATGAAACCGTATCTCAGCAGCCCAATCAGTGCCCCATTTATGCACCAAAGGGCGCTCCCGAGCTGATTATCGACTATTACTATACGCCTCGCAACCAGCTTTACAGCCGTAATGCAGGCTTGGAATGGATTGGAGGTCTGCGCAATATCAAACCTATAGGATTGGATGTTAACTTCTCTATGGTTTATAATTACAGCTTTTACTATCAGAAAGGGGAACGCATGGGCACAAGCATCGACCTTGATAAAGAGGCGGTTGCCGGTATCTATAAGCCAACGAAGAACAGTTCTAACGAACTCATCTCAACCCTTAGTCTTACCAAGCAGATCCCTACTCTTGGCTTGATATTCAATCTGCGCTTGCAAAACTTCTGGTTCCGACACTTTAATCGTCATGGCTTTGATATCTATCCTATCGGCTATATCGATCAGAATTTTCATCGTGTATATCTTGATGAAGAGCAGCGTAAAGACATTCGCTGGACTTATATCCGACTGAAAGACAGTGAACCTGTAAATATCTCGCAGCCTATCATCATTCCCAACTGTCATCTTCGGGTGTCTAAGGAGATTGGAAAAAAACTGCGCCTTTCGTGCTATATCAATAATGTGTTCAACTATCGTCCTTGGATAGAACGTCAGGGTGACCGCATATACTTTAATCAACCGCCGACAGTGAGCATGGATGTCAGCTATAAGTTCTGA
- a CDS encoding helix-turn-helix domain-containing protein, with protein MKDRIKMIMESQHMTQQTFAQFIQISPASLSSIFNGRTKPTLAIAEAIKAKIPSLSTDWLLFGSGSMYMGDKSASDSGTTDNTSVPQEGLVDFPGASNSSTPTLFDQDVVHGVGATLNNTKKITTKIIDNHQRKIVEIRVFYDDKTWETFVPQKG; from the coding sequence ATGAAAGATAGAATTAAAATGATTATGGAGAGTCAACACATGACTCAGCAAACCTTTGCTCAGTTCATACAAATCTCCCCTGCTTCACTCAGCAGTATCTTCAATGGGAGAACCAAACCGACCTTGGCTATCGCTGAAGCTATTAAGGCGAAGATACCATCTTTGTCTACCGACTGGCTTTTGTTTGGTTCAGGATCCATGTATATGGGAGATAAATCTGCATCTGATTCCGGGACAACTGATAACACTTCTGTGCCTCAGGAAGGCTTGGTCGATTTTCCAGGAGCTTCTAACTCCTCCACTCCAACACTTTTTGATCAAGATGTTGTGCACGGTGTTGGAGCAACACTCAATAACACTAAGAAAATAACTACGAAAATAATTGACAATCATCAGCGTAAAATTGTAGAAATAAGAGTCTTTTATGATGATAAGACTTGGGAGACTTTTGTTCCTCAAAAAGGTTAA
- a CDS encoding peptidylprolyl isomerase, with translation MENKISKYIAASYTLYDVTEGKKEVIEQTVDKRPFDFLSGFGITIPAFEEALVNLNKGEHFDFTLTPDQAYGDHNPEHVLDLDKSIFSVNGKFDDEHIVVDAVIPLQNEDGNRFNGHVLAISEDKVKVDLNHPLAGKTLNFVGEIAENREATNEEISKFMNMLSGEGGCSGCGGGCGEGGCESGGEGCCGGSCGGGCHE, from the coding sequence ATGGAAAATAAAATCAGCAAATATATTGCTGCTTCATACACGCTGTATGATGTGACAGAAGGCAAGAAAGAAGTGATAGAACAGACCGTTGATAAACGTCCTTTCGATTTCCTGAGTGGCTTCGGTATCACTATTCCTGCATTCGAGGAGGCCTTGGTTAATCTTAACAAGGGTGAACATTTTGATTTCACGCTCACTCCCGACCAGGCTTATGGAGACCATAATCCAGAGCATGTGCTTGATCTTGACAAGTCAATCTTCAGTGTCAATGGTAAGTTTGACGATGAACATATAGTTGTAGATGCTGTCATTCCACTTCAAAACGAAGATGGAAACCGCTTCAACGGCCACGTACTTGCCATTTCAGAGGATAAGGTGAAGGTGGATCTCAATCATCCGTTGGCAGGCAAGACCTTGAATTTCGTTGGTGAGATTGCTGAAAACCGCGAGGCGACAAATGAGGAAATCTCCAAGTTTATGAATATGCTCAGCGGTGAAGGTGGTTGCAGTGGCTGCGGAGGTGGCTGTGGCGAAGGTGGTTGTGAAAGCGGCGGTGAAGGCTGTTGCGGTGGCAGCTGTGGTGGCGGTTGCCATGAATAG
- the holA gene encoding DNA polymerase III subunit delta: protein MPEKKNTGTSYETIMRDLKARNFSPIYILMGEESYYIDKISDYIADNVLKPEERDFNQTIVFGSDVSASQIVDSAKAFPMMAEKRVVIVKESQNLKGTEPLEKYFKNPVPSTVLVFCHKNGSIDKRKKIIPAAQAGGAVIFESKKLYERELPGFIETYLRQHQATVEQKAAQMIADHVGADLNRLTSELDKVLISLPASDRRVTPDVVEKEIGVSKDFNAFELRNAIVQRDIYKANLIIKYFDNNPKAGSLFSFLPMLFSYFENLMIAFYSPNKNNENAVAEFLELRNGWAARDYLTGMRNYSGMKTMQIISKIREIDAKSKGLDNPNTPPGELMKELIFFILH from the coding sequence ATGCCTGAAAAGAAAAATACAGGAACATCGTATGAAACGATAATGCGTGACTTGAAAGCACGCAATTTTTCACCTATATATATATTGATGGGTGAAGAATCCTATTACATTGATAAGATTTCAGATTATATTGCAGATAATGTGCTGAAGCCGGAAGAGCGTGATTTCAATCAAACTATAGTGTTTGGCTCTGATGTTTCGGCCTCACAAATCGTGGATTCTGCCAAGGCTTTTCCAATGATGGCCGAGAAACGGGTTGTGATAGTGAAAGAATCACAGAACTTGAAAGGTACGGAACCTTTGGAAAAATATTTCAAAAATCCAGTTCCTTCCACGGTTCTTGTCTTTTGTCATAAGAATGGAAGTATTGATAAAAGAAAGAAGATTATTCCAGCTGCACAGGCAGGTGGCGCTGTGATTTTTGAGAGTAAGAAACTTTATGAGCGCGAATTGCCTGGATTTATTGAAACTTATTTGCGGCAGCATCAAGCCACAGTAGAACAGAAAGCTGCCCAGATGATTGCCGATCATGTGGGAGCTGACTTGAACAGATTGACTTCTGAACTTGATAAGGTCTTGATTTCTTTGCCTGCATCTGACAGGAGGGTAACCCCTGATGTGGTTGAAAAGGAAATAGGAGTCAGTAAAGATTTCAATGCTTTTGAACTACGAAATGCAATCGTTCAGAGGGATATTTATAAGGCGAATTTAATTATAAAATATTTTGACAACAATCCCAAAGCAGGATCGTTGTTTTCATTTCTCCCAATGCTCTTTTCTTATTTCGAAAATCTGATGATAGCATTTTATTCGCCAAATAAAAACAATGAAAATGCTGTTGCGGAGTTCCTGGAATTGAGAAATGGGTGGGCTGCCAGAGACTATCTTACAGGGATGCGAAACTACTCGGGAATGAAAACGATGCAGATAATTTCTAAAATAAGAGAAATAGATGCCAAAAGTAAAGGTCTTGATAACCCAAATACACCTCCGGGAGAGTTAATGAAGGAGCTGATTTTCTTCATTTTGCACTAA
- the nrdG gene encoding anaerobic ribonucleoside-triphosphate reductase activating protein → MISVLKIVHDTMVDGPGFRTSIYCAGCPNGCPGCHNPQSWDIKNGTMMETAEIMQEITKDPFANVTFTGGDPMFQPEGFLALAKAIKYQTKKTIWCYSGFVFETLLKSPAQRELLQYVDVLVDGPFIEAQKDTDLIFRGSSNQRLIDVKRSLEEGMTVLLDYRPLELGM, encoded by the coding sequence ATGATAAGTGTTTTGAAAATAGTGCACGACACGATGGTTGACGGCCCGGGATTTCGCACATCCATTTATTGTGCAGGCTGTCCGAATGGCTGCCCAGGTTGTCATAACCCGCAGTCGTGGGATATTAAGAATGGAACGATGATGGAAACTGCCGAAATTATGCAGGAAATCACTAAGGATCCTTTTGCCAATGTGACTTTCACGGGGGGGGATCCAATGTTCCAACCTGAAGGTTTCCTGGCCTTGGCAAAGGCTATCAAGTATCAGACGAAGAAAACGATATGGTGTTATAGTGGCTTTGTTTTCGAAACATTGTTGAAGAGCCCGGCACAGCGTGAATTGCTTCAATACGTTGATGTGTTGGTTGATGGTCCTTTTATAGAGGCACAGAAAGATACTGATTTGATTTTCAGAGGCAGCAGCAATCAGCGTCTGATTGATGTAAAGCGCTCGTTGGAAGAGGGCATGACCGTGCTGTTGGATTATCGCCCGTTGGAACTCGGCATGTGA
- the aroC gene encoding chorismate synthase, which translates to MMRNTFGNIFTLTTFGESHGVAVGGVVDGMPAGIAIDMEFIQNELNRRRPGQSKITTSRAEPDKVEFFSGVFDGKSTGTPIGFAVYNTNQHSKDYDNMRDLFRPSHADFTYYAKYGLRDHRGGGRSSARITIARCVAGALAKLVLRKLNISVRAYTSQVGDIALDHDYRHYDLNTTEDNIVRCPDQEMAARMAALIAQVKAEGDTIGGVISCVIQGCPVGLGEPEFSKLHAQLGAAMLGINAVKGFEYGMGFAGVGQRGSTMNDAFVSHHGQISTVTNHSGGIQGGISNGEDIYFRVAFKPVATLLMPQQTVDIQGHSATIDVRGRHDPCVLPRAVPVVEAMAAMVILDNYLLNLTTKV; encoded by the coding sequence ATGATGAGAAACACTTTTGGCAATATATTCACGCTCACTACCTTTGGTGAAAGTCACGGTGTGGCTGTGGGAGGCGTTGTTGATGGTATGCCTGCCGGCATAGCTATCGACATGGAGTTCATCCAGAACGAACTGAACCGTCGTCGACCGGGCCAGAGTAAAATTACTACAAGCCGTGCTGAACCGGACAAGGTAGAGTTTTTCAGTGGTGTCTTTGATGGTAAATCCACTGGAACACCAATCGGTTTTGCTGTCTACAACACTAATCAGCACTCGAAAGACTATGACAACATGCGTGATTTATTCCGCCCTTCGCATGCCGATTTCACGTATTATGCAAAATATGGGCTACGCGATCATCGTGGTGGTGGTCGTTCTTCGGCCCGCATCACCATAGCCCGCTGTGTGGCAGGAGCCTTGGCCAAGCTTGTGCTCCGCAAGCTGAATATCAGTGTCAGAGCTTATACTTCGCAAGTGGGAGACATTGCGCTTGACCACGATTACCGTCATTACGACCTCAACACCACAGAAGATAATATCGTTCGCTGCCCGGATCAGGAGATGGCTGCACGCATGGCAGCACTCATTGCACAGGTAAAAGCAGAGGGAGACACCATTGGTGGCGTTATCAGTTGCGTCATTCAAGGTTGTCCTGTAGGACTCGGAGAACCGGAGTTCAGTAAACTTCATGCCCAGTTGGGAGCCGCCATGCTCGGTATCAACGCCGTGAAAGGCTTTGAATATGGTATGGGTTTTGCGGGAGTGGGACAGCGTGGCAGCACCATGAACGATGCTTTTGTGTCACATCATGGCCAGATTTCAACGGTAACCAATCACAGTGGAGGAATTCAAGGAGGCATCAGCAATGGCGAGGATATTTATTTTCGCGTTGCATTCAAGCCCGTAGCTACGCTTCTCATGCCACAACAGACCGTTGATATCCAAGGTCATTCTGCAACGATAGATGTCCGTGGGCGTCATGATCCCTGCGTATTGCCGAGAGCAGTCCCTGTTGTTGAAGCTATGGCTGCTATGGTAATATTAGACAATTATCTTCTGAATTTGACCACAAAAGTATAA
- a CDS encoding DUF4876 domain-containing protein gives MKTTKHWGSNIALFMALIMTVFFTACGENDTPEVSSASVKLNVKINKTFEKAKTKKVVITLKNTSTGKETTYETTLNTDMVLPNLPVDMYDITATYTIPAKEYTEITGEKTPEDVLFSAAATGIQLQPNKEKEINLELTTSTTNDFVIKTIYYAGSDNKKAAGENDCFVEIYNNSAKTLYADGLCFALTTMNRYGYMADGTWHKYARPTKFYFTSKGTYDWSKSEGMADPAGANDKYVYGNVVIMVPGSGKEHPVKPGESFIIAPFAQNYKQTFTTQKGDKVTPEWPDSTLDLSKAEFDVVYPGYEQLDNKNAANMVLIQKGNNRYMRMSRNGKEGYVIFRHPSPATLPAYQYPYKDLKYSDKTVYTQIPIASVIDAVEVINPNADGYVSPKAFPKSLDASYTFSKPDYSFRCVSRKVSRTENGRIILQDLNNSAIDFVEMIPNPKAFAPSK, from the coding sequence ATGAAAACAACAAAACATTGGGGCAGCAACATTGCCCTGTTCATGGCGCTGATCATGACCGTTTTCTTCACTGCTTGCGGTGAAAATGACACTCCAGAAGTATCAAGTGCTTCGGTGAAATTGAATGTTAAGATTAACAAGACTTTCGAAAAGGCTAAGACCAAGAAAGTGGTTATCACGTTGAAAAACACCAGTACAGGTAAGGAAACTACCTATGAGACCACACTCAATACCGACATGGTGCTGCCTAATCTGCCTGTAGACATGTATGACATAACGGCAACCTATACCATTCCTGCTAAAGAGTATACCGAAATAACAGGTGAGAAGACTCCCGAAGATGTGCTTTTCTCAGCAGCTGCAACGGGCATACAGCTTCAACCAAATAAAGAAAAGGAAATAAACTTGGAGTTGACAACCTCTACTACGAATGATTTTGTCATTAAAACGATTTACTATGCAGGGTCAGACAATAAGAAAGCTGCAGGCGAAAATGATTGCTTTGTAGAGATTTATAACAACTCTGCAAAGACGCTTTATGCTGATGGTTTGTGCTTTGCCCTCACAACGATGAACCGATATGGCTATATGGCAGATGGTACTTGGCATAAGTATGCAAGGCCTACGAAGTTCTATTTTACTTCTAAAGGTACCTACGATTGGAGCAAATCAGAAGGTATGGCTGACCCAGCAGGAGCCAATGACAAGTATGTTTATGGCAATGTTGTCATCATGGTGCCCGGTTCGGGTAAGGAACATCCCGTTAAACCAGGTGAAAGTTTCATCATTGCTCCTTTTGCCCAGAACTATAAGCAGACTTTCACAACGCAGAAAGGTGATAAAGTTACTCCCGAATGGCCCGACTCTACACTCGACTTGAGCAAGGCAGAGTTTGATGTGGTGTACCCTGGATACGAGCAGTTGGATAACAAGAATGCTGCCAATATGGTGCTGATACAGAAAGGAAATAACCGCTATATGAGAATGTCACGCAATGGTAAAGAGGGGTATGTCATCTTCCGTCATCCTTCACCAGCTACCTTACCGGCATATCAGTATCCATATAAAGATTTGAAGTATTCTGATAAAACGGTCTATACTCAAATTCCAATAGCTTCTGTTATTGATGCTGTTGAGGTTATTAATCCTAATGCAGATGGCTATGTTTCACCAAAGGCTTTCCCGAAATCGCTTGATGCAAGCTACACATTCTCTAAGCCCGATTATAGCTTCCGCTGTGTTTCTCGCAAGGTGAGCCGTACAGAAAATGGTCGCATCATACTGCAAGACCTCAACAACTCTGCAATCGACTTTGTAGAGATGATCCCTAATCCAAAGGCTTTTGCCCCGAGCAAGTAA